A single genomic interval of Actinomycetota bacterium harbors:
- a CDS encoding OsmC family protein, giving the protein MTDLPITVTWSDGDRFDIRIRDHTLIVDQPAHDGGTDSGPTPTEMFVASLAACTAFYAGRFLRRHNLTVDGLRIESGWTMSDDRPHRVETIAIDVITSTPLDGKQIDKLRAVVERCTVQNTLNTPPRVSIKLGGTTSS; this is encoded by the coding sequence ATGACAGACTTGCCAATCACAGTCACATGGTCGGATGGCGATCGGTTCGACATCCGGATACGCGATCACACGCTGATCGTCGATCAGCCGGCTCACGACGGTGGCACAGATTCCGGCCCCACCCCAACCGAGATGTTCGTTGCGAGCCTCGCCGCGTGCACCGCGTTCTACGCCGGACGGTTCCTTCGCCGACACAACCTCACCGTCGACGGGCTCCGAATCGAGTCCGGCTGGACGATGAGCGACGACCGCCCCCATCGCGTCGAGACGATCGCCATCGACGTGATCACATCGACTCCGCTGGACGGCAAACAGATCGATAAGCTGAGAGCCGTCGTCGAACGTTGCACGGTGCAGAACACCTTGAACACTCCACCAAGAGTCAGCATCAAACTCGGCGGGACCACAAGTTCCTAG